In Halothermothrix orenii H 168, the sequence GTTATTATTATTACAGAGGAACCCCATTGTAAATCAGGCCTGGCATCTAGCAGAGTATGTATTCTATTATCATGGTTTATTTCAATCCGGGCCAACAACTCAAGAACTTTTTGAAAGTAATGCTCCCCCTGGCCCACGGGTATAGTAATTATTCCTTTCCGGGGCACAAAGGGGTCTTTACCGTTAGTCAATAAACTAAAGGGTTGTTTCACACGGGCCAGATAATTACCGAGGGACGCAGCTGTAGTAATGGCCAGCTCTGTTCTGTAATCCAGTCTCTTCAAACCATAGTCCTCACTATTGAGATTAAGAATTATAGCAACCTCCAGGGCTACCGTAGACCTGTATTTTTTCACCTGAAGATTACCGGTCCTGGCTGTAGCCTTCCAGTGGACCCTTTTTATACTGTCCCCCGGATTATAATCTCTAATGCCAACAACCTGGGTGGGATCCTGGTAGATGGGGCGGGGCCATGAGATTTCACCAAATGGTAACCGGGAAGGTAATCCCAGTTCTTCCAGAGTCTTAACCCTGGGGTAAACAATCAGGGGGTTTGTTGCCTCAACTTCACCCGAGTATTTCTCATAACCTATAATATCACCTGTCTCCCACCTGAGGGGGCCAACCCTGTAATATCCCCTCTTTATACCCTTTAGTTCAAGGTTCCATTCTTTGGTTTCGCCAGGTTTTAAGGAGAGAATTTCTTTCCTGAACTTATACCCGAGGCCCCGGGGCAAGATCTCTGTTACCTTCAACCAGAAAACAGGTAATCTACCTTTATTCTGAAATTTGACCTGGCAGGAACCCTTCTCTGTTAAAAAAATCCGGTCATCCTGGATTTTATGAAAAACATGAATATTATTTAAAATGTATTTATTATAAAAAACTATTAAAAGATGTAAGCAGATAAATATGTAACCCGGATAATAGGCCTCGTGGAGTTCAAATAACATTCCAGTAAATATTAAAAAGAGTCCGGGATAAATAAACTT encodes:
- a CDS encoding DUF58 domain-containing protein, which encodes MFKFIYPGLFLIFTGMLFELHEAYYPGYIFICLHLLIVFYNKYILNNIHVFHKIQDDRIFLTEKGSCQVKFQNKGRLPVFWLKVTEILPRGLGYKFRKEILSLKPGETKEWNLELKGIKRGYYRVGPLRWETGDIIGYEKYSGEVEATNPLIVYPRVKTLEELGLPSRLPFGEISWPRPIYQDPTQVVGIRDYNPGDSIKRVHWKATARTGNLQVKKYRSTVALEVAIILNLNSEDYGLKRLDYRTELAITTAASLGNYLARVKQPFSLLTNGKDPFVPRKGIITIPVGQGEHYFQKVLELLARIEINHDNRIHTLLDARPDLQWGSSVIIITALDTEELIKRSYKLNESGYSVRIIVVGDYVIHRQFLNRPFTSPLTIYRVGKENDLHGL